A window of Candidatus Melainabacteria bacterium genomic DNA:
AACTGAATGTAGTCAATTGGATATGGCCTTTGAGGATGCCTTGCAATTTTTATTCTGTCTACAGGAGCAAGGTTTTTGTAAATTTCACTTCTAACTTTTTCATATTGAGTTTTCAAATCATCTACAATTTTTTTATTGCCATTGTGTAAGCTTTTTTGTTCTAGTTCACTAATTTCTTTTGATAAGACAATTAGTGGTTTTTCAAAATCAAGTGGTAATATTTCTTGTTTCATTTTTATTTAAGCCTTTAGAAGAATTTCATCCTCGATTATTTGAAAATCAGAGCTTTTTATTGTTTTTTTAGAATGTAACCTGATTAAATTAGAAATAGTTTGTTTTAAATTATGTCTTGGTACTACCATATCTATTTGACCATTTTCAAGTAAATATTCTGCAGTCTGAAAATCTTTTGGTAGCTTTTGTCTTATAGTTTCTTCTATTACTCTTCTTCCAGCAAAGCCAATTCTTGCTTTAGGTTCAGCAATTATTATGTCACCAAGCATAGCAAAGCTTGCAGTAACACCTCCAAATGTTGGTTCAGTTAAAAGAGAAATGTAAAGTAATCTTTCTTCATGAAAAGTTCTAAGAGCACTTGCAGTTTTTGCCATCTGCATTAAGCTTAAAATTCCTTCATGCATTCTTGCACCACCTGAACTTGGCACAATAATTAGAGGTAATCTATCTTGAATCGCATGTTCTATTAGTTCTGTGATTTTTTCTCCTACAACTGACCCCATACTTCCACCAATATATTGAAACTCCATTGTTGCTATTGCAATACCTTGGTTATCTATTGTTCCAACTCCAGTAATAATTGCTTCATTTATACCAGAAGAAATTTTAGCCTCTCTTAAACGTTCTTTATATGGTTTTAAGTCTACAAAGTTTAATGGATCTGCTGGTAAAATATTTTCACCAGTTTCAGAAAAGCTTCCATAGTCAATTAAAAGATCAATTCTTTCTTGAGCTGCGAGTCTGTGATGGTAGTGACAATGCTTACAAACAGAAAAATTCTTTTTTAATTCACTTGTATATAAAAGTTCATTACAACCTTGACACTTTGTCCAAAGACTACATAATGTTTCATCACTTACTTGAGACTGTGATTTCAGGTCACCATTTGTAGCTAGCTTACTTTGTAACTTAGAGGCCTTTTTTAGCTGTCTATTTTGAAAAAATTCTTTAAGTCCCATATTTACCTCTTGTATAACTATTTATCCTTATTTTCATTCGTTATATTTTAGTTCTTTAATTACCTTGCTTAATCTATAACTTATATACTTTGTTATGATTTTGTAATTAAAAATTATATTAAAGTGATTATACAATCCAATGGTTAAACAAAAGCCAGAAAAAAATAAAAAAATAATTAATCACTAAAGGAGATTGATATCAGTGTCAGATATTAAAACTAAAAATGATTAGAAATTTAAAAATTGCATTTATTGCAGATGACATTAATAACTTTACTGAGTTTGATATCTTTCATAATGCAACATTTAGTTTAATGTTAGCTGCACAAAAGTTACAAGCAAAAGTTTTTCTTACTAAATCAAATAATTTAAAAATTGTTAATAATAAAGTTTTTGCTAAATTTGATGAGGTGGTATTAAAGCATGAACTAAAGAACTACTTAACAATTCAAAATAGCACTGAATGTCTTCTTGATTCTTTCAATATCATCTTCGCTAGGAAGGATCCACCAATAAATGAAAATTTTATTTCTTATGTTCAAACCTTACTCTTGGTTTCTAATGCTTTTATTATTAATAATCCAAAAGGTATTTTATCTGCAAATGAAAAATTATATGCTTTGAATTTTCCTCAAATTATTCCACCAACAATAGTTACTTCAGACATAAGTGAGATAAAAAACTTTTTAAATAGTTATAAGGAAGCTGTTATTAAACCCTTATTTAATAGGGGTGGAGAAGGTGTTTTTTATTTAAGCTTAAATGATAATACCTGTGAATCTATTATTGAATCAAGTACACAAAATGGAAATAAAACTGCATTGGTACAAAAATACCTTCCTGAAGTTATAAATGGTGATAAAAGAATAGTTCTTTTAAATGGTGTTCCTCTTGGTGCAATTTATAGAATACCTAAAGCTGGAGAGTTTAGAGCAAATATCAGGCGTGGTGCAAGTGTAAAAGCATGTAAACTTTCTAACAGAGATTTAGAAATTTGTGAGGCCTTAAAACCACTTTTACAAAAAGATAAGATTTACTTTGCTTCAATAGATGTTATTGGTGATTATTTAATTGAAGTAAATGTCACATGTCCTGCCAGCTTACAAGAAGTTGAAAGATGTACAGGAAGGCCAGCTGCAGAAGAAATTGTAAAATGGGCAATTAATAAAGTGTGATTTACACTGTTTGTGTGGGTATATATTCTGTAGGATATTAAGGGAGCATGGAAACATTAGCGACAGATTTAGAAGTTGCACAAATAGTAATTATAAGAATTTTAGTTTCTTTTATTTTAGGTGTAATTATTGGGATTGAAAGAGGGATAAGTCATAAAGTAGTTGGGTTTAGAACTTTGTCTCTTGTATGTGTAGGTTCAACAGGTTTTACATTAATTTCAATTTATGGATTTCATGGAGTAGATACTTCACGTGTAGCTGCTCAAATAGTTAGTGGTATTGGTTTTCTTGGTGCTGGTGCAATTCTTCACAGAGGATATATTACAAAAGGCTTAACTACTGCAACTGCACTTTGGGTTGCTGCAGCAGTTGGTATGGCTTGTGGTACAGGAATGTTTGTTCTTGCTTTTATAATTACTTTAATGTCATTAATTTTGCTTTGGGTTTTAAAGCCATTTAAGATTCATCTTGATCGTATGAGAGATGGTGATAATGGAAATAATAAACAAAATAAAAAGGAAGAAAATGAAGAATTCTGATTCTCTAGATCTACGCCACCTGGGAATTGAACCCAGTACCAATCGGTTAAAAGCCGAGTGCTCTACCGGTGAGCTAGTGGCGCACATGGGCAGATATTAGATTAGCATATTTAAATTAAAGATTTTCCTCTATTGATTGTAATTGTTTTAGAGAATATTTAAATATTACGTTTAGCACTCCAAAAGTTGGCAGTGCAAAAAGAACACCAATTAATCCTGCTGTTTTTAAACCAACTAAAACTGCTATTAATACTAATACTGGGTGCATTCCAATTGCATCTCCCATAATTCTTGGAGTAATAAAATTATCCTTGATTAGTCTTGTAAATCCTTCATATACTACAAGTGGTATCCAGACTTTGTATGGATCTGTAAGAGCAATAACAAGTAATGCAGGTACTAAACCTACCCATCCACCAACTACAGGGATAATACACCACAAGAAATGCCAAATAGCAAGGAGTAATGAATAAGGCACTTTCATTATTAAGTAAGTTGTAAACATAACTGTTGCATTGATTAAGGCTAACTTTACCATGCCACCATAAAATCCTCTTAAACATTTATCTAATTCAGTTATTAAACTACGAATATGACATTGATATTTTTTAGGAATGTACTGTGTAATGTCATCTGCAATTTTATGCCCATCCAATAAAAAGTAATATGAAGTAACAGCAGTAACTAGGATGTAAAAAATAAAATGAAAAGTACTAAGAGCAACTCCAAGAACATTTCCTATTGGGTCAACTGTTAAAGGGGTAAGTTTAGTTGTTACAATACTTTTAACAGTTGATAAATTAACATAAATATTATTTTTATTTAAAAATGTTTCTAATTTGCTAACTTTTCCATCTAGAAAATTTACTATGTTAGGAATTTCTTTAGTAAACTCACCAAATTCTTTTGTAACTTTTGGAGCTACAAAAATAAGTATTGTTATTAAGAAACCTAGGATTATAAGATATACAAGCATTACTGCAACGGTTCGAAATTTTACAATCCTGGTTAGTAAATCAACAGGCCCAATAAAAAGGTATGCTATTAAAATTGAAATTCCAATAATAACTAGAACGTCAGCAAAATATTTAGCAAACTTAACAAAAACAAAAAGTAAAAGTATTAATCCTGAAATTACTAAAAGTTGTTTTGCACGTCTTTCCCAAAATTCTGTCATTCTTTTAATGCTCCGTAACTTTTCCTATGACGGTATTAAACATTTTTTGTGGCAAGCAAAAGCTCCAACTCTATTTATAAGAGTGCCAATTTGTTCAATTTCAACAGCAATTTTATAATTCCTTTTTAATGGCCCAACACCTGAAGGAGTGCCAGTTAAAATGATATCACCTGGATATAAAGTCATTGCTCTAGAAACAAAACTTACAATGTACGGTATGTTAAAAATCATTGAGCCAGCTTTTGCAATTTGAACAGGTTTATCGTTTACATATGTTTTTAAAATTAGTTCTTGATAATTCAGAAACTCTTCTTTTGGCAAAATCCAAGGACCAACTGGACAAAATGTTTTAAAGCTTTTTGCTCTTGCCCATTGTCCATCTTTTTTTTGAAGATCCCTTGCTGTAATATCATTTGCACAGGTATAACCAAGTACAAAATCCATTGATTTATCTTCACTGACTTTTTCAGCTTCTTTTTTAATTACAATTGCAATTTCACCTTCATAATCCACCTGCATGGACTCATTTGGCAGAATTATTTTTTCTTCAGGACCAATTATTGAATTAAGAGCTTTTAAAAAAATAACTGGTTCTTCAGGAATAGTTGACTTAAATTCTTTAATATGACTTCTGTAGTTTTTTCCAATACAAACAATTTTTGTTGGACTTGCACAGAGTAAAGGATGCAAGTGATTAAAGTTAAATGGATTACCAGTTTTATTTGGATAGAAAATTGATTCAACAGGATAAACTAAGTTCTCATTTGAGTTATACAAACCATAGAAAGTTAATTTCTTGCGAGGATGAAAAAATCTACCTAAATATTTCATACTTTAAAACTATTTCGCCGTTTCTTTCCTTACGTCCCTTCTTTCCAAGAGTTCATATACTCGATTTGTTCAGGTGTTAACTTATCAATTTGAATCTCTAATGTTTTAAGCTTTATGCTTGCAATTTCTTTGTCAAGTTCATGTGGCAATTTTTGAACACCAGATTTTAACTTACCTTTATTTTTTACCAAATATTCAACAGCAAGTGCTTGATTTGCAAAACTCATATCCATTACAAGTGCAGGATGTCCTTCTGCTGCACTTAAATTCACAAGCCTTCCTTCAGCAAGGATATAAATCTTTTTATTATTTACTATATATTCTTCAAGAAATGGTCTAATTGTTTTTTTACTTGATGAGATTTGAGAGAGTGCTTGAAGATTTATTTCCAGATCAAAGTGTCCGGAATTACAAAGTATTGCTCCATCTTTTAAAAGCAAGAAATGTTGTTTATCAATTACTGACTTATTGCCTGTTACTGTTATAAAAACATCACCAATTTTACTTGCTTCACTAATTGATAAAACTTGATAACCATCCATTGTTGCTTCAAGAGCTTTAACAGGATTAATTTCAGTAACTATAACTCTTGCTCCAAGACCACTTGCTCTTTTTGCAACCCCTTTTCCACACCAGCCATATCCACAAATGACAACAATTTTTCCAGCAATTAAGATATTTGTTGCTCTTAAAATCCCATCTATGGTAGATTGACCAGTGCCATAACGGTTATCAAACATATGTTTTGTTTGAGAATCATTTACAGCAATTGCAGGAAAAGTAAGAACCCCATCTTTTTCCATTGAATGAAGTCTAACTAAACCTGTAGTAGTTTCTTCTGTTGTACCAATAATATTTTTTACAAGATCTTTTTTGTCTTTAAGCAATGTAGCAACAACATCTGATCCATCATCAATAATAATATTTGGCTCATGTGCTAAAGCAATTCCAACATGCTTTCTGTAAGTTTCAGTACTTTCACCTTTTATAGCAAAAACAGAAATGTTGTGATTTTTTACTAAACTTGCTGCTACATCATCTTGAGTACTTAATGGGTTACTTGCAATTAACAAACAATCTGCACCACCTGCTTGTAAAGTTAGTGCAAGAACTGCAGTTTCAGTTGTAACATGACAACATGCAGCAACCTTGATTTTACTTAGTGGTTTTTCTTTTGCAAATCTTTCTTTAATACCATTTAAGACTGGCATTTGGCTACCTGCCCATTTAATTCTTTCTTCTCCAGTATTTGCTAGCAACAGATCTTTAATTTCATTTTTAGCTATAGTCATTTCAATCATATTAACTCCTTATTATTAACCTAATTATTCTATCAAATATAATTAAACTATGAAGAAAACAACAATTGGATTGAATCCTATTTTAAAAACTCAACTAAAAAACATTCCACCATCTTCTGGCATTTACATGATGTTAGATAAAAGAGGAGAAGTTATATACATTGGTAAAGCAGTTAATTTGAAAGATAGAATTAGATCTTACTTAAATATAAAAAGCTGGAATACAAGACCAAAGCTTTATTTCATGATGCCTAAAGTACATGAAATAAAAACAGTTGTTACAAGATCAGAAAAAGAAGCTCTTATTTTAGAAGCTAATCTTGTAAACAAATATCAGCCAAAATATAACGTAACACTTAAAGATGATAAGAAATTCCCATGGTTAATGATTACTTATGATGAAAAGTATCCTCGCGTTGTACTCATTAGAGATGTAGCAGGGTTTAAGAAAAAATATCCTAAAACTAAAAATAAGTTCTTTGGTCCTTATAGTGATAGTAGTGCAATGTGGGAGACATATAAGATTTTAAAAGAAGGGTTTCAACTAAGGCTTCGAAAAAAGCCACTTTTTAAAGATAGACCTTGTATGAATTATCACTTAAGTCTTTGTTCTAGTCCTTGTCAAAATCTTATTACTTATAGTGACTACCACAAAATTGTAAAACAAGTAGAGGATTTTTTACTTGGTAAATATAATGTTGTTTTAAAAGAGTTAAATAAGGAAATGAATCAAGCAAGTAAGGAGCTTAAGTATGAAAAAGCTGCAAAAATCAGAGACACAATAAAAAAAATTGAAAAGGTTTTAGAAAAACAAATTGTAGTAAGTGCTGATGTAACTTTAAACCAGGATGTATTTGCATGTGATTATAAAAATCAAAATATGGTTTTAGAACTTCTCTTAATTCGAGAAGGAAAAATCATTGCAATTGAATCTTTAACAATCGTAATTCCTAAGGAAACAAATCTACTAGATGCTTTTAATGATGCAATTAAACAATATTACACAAGAATACAAGATGAAAATATCCCTTATGAAATTATTGTTCAATATGATCTTAAAGAGAAAGATTTTATAAAAGATTGGTTGGCTTCAAGGAAGCAAGGAGTAATTATTACATGTCCTAAAAAAGGTAAAAAATTAGAACTTGTAAAAATGGCTAAGCAAAATGCAAAATTTGCATTGCAAAAGATTTTATTAACAGGTGGTGATCTTGTAGGGGTATTGCATGCAATGCCCCTACAGGAATTAAAAAATAAATTAAATTTAAAAAATTATCCTCACCACATTGAATGTTTTGATGTTTCACATCTTGGTGGAACTAGTACAGCTGGTAGTATGGTTTGTTTTATAGATGGAGAACCTGATAAAAACCAATATAGGAAATTTAAATTAAAAACAGTATTAAATAAGATAGATGATTTTCAAGCAATTAAAGAAATTGTTAGCAGGAGATATAATAATCAACAATTACCAGATTTAATAATTATTGATGGTGGGAAGGGCCAATTAAATGCTGCTAAAGAAGCATTAGAAAATTTAACCATTGACTTAACAAAAACTGATCTAATTAGCATTGCAAAAAAATTAGAAGAAATCTTTATAGCAGGTAAAAGTAAATCAATTTTACTTAATAGTAATTCAAAAGTTTTACATTTATTGCAAAGAATTCGTGATGAGGCACATAGATTTGCAATTACTTATCAAAGAGATACTAGAACAAAAAACTTATTTCAACATGTTAAAAACTAAACAACTAATTACAGATATTGCTCTTGA
This region includes:
- a CDS encoding acetyl-CoA carboxylase carboxyltransferase subunit beta; the encoded protein is MGLKEFFQNRQLKKASKLQSKLATNGDLKSQSQVSDETLCSLWTKCQGCNELLYTSELKKNFSVCKHCHYHHRLAAQERIDLLIDYGSFSETGENILPADPLNFVDLKPYKERLREAKISSGINEAIITGVGTIDNQGIAIATMEFQYIGGSMGSVVGEKITELIEHAIQDRLPLIIVPSSGGARMHEGILSLMQMAKTASALRTFHEERLLYISLLTEPTFGGVTASFAMLGDIIIAEPKARIGFAGRRVIEETIRQKLPKDFQTAEYLLENGQIDMVVPRHNLKQTISNLIRLHSKKTIKSSDFQIIEDEILLKA
- the gshB gene encoding glutathione synthase; the protein is MIRNLKIAFIADDINNFTEFDIFHNATFSLMLAAQKLQAKVFLTKSNNLKIVNNKVFAKFDEVVLKHELKNYLTIQNSTECLLDSFNIIFARKDPPINENFISYVQTLLLVSNAFIINNPKGILSANEKLYALNFPQIIPPTIVTSDISEIKNFLNSYKEAVIKPLFNRGGEGVFYLSLNDNTCESIIESSTQNGNKTALVQKYLPEVINGDKRIVLLNGVPLGAIYRIPKAGEFRANIRRGASVKACKLSNRDLEICEALKPLLQKDKIYFASIDVIGDYLIEVNVTCPASLQEVERCTGRPAAEEIVKWAINKV
- a CDS encoding MgtC/SapB family protein — encoded protein: METLATDLEVAQIVIIRILVSFILGVIIGIERGISHKVVGFRTLSLVCVGSTGFTLISIYGFHGVDTSRVAAQIVSGIGFLGAGAILHRGYITKGLTTATALWVAAAVGMACGTGMFVLAFIITLMSLILLWVLKPFKIHLDRMRDGDNGNNKQNKKEENEEF
- a CDS encoding AI-2E family transporter, whose amino-acid sequence is MTEFWERRAKQLLVISGLILLLFVFVKFAKYFADVLVIIGISILIAYLFIGPVDLLTRIVKFRTVAVMLVYLIILGFLITILIFVAPKVTKEFGEFTKEIPNIVNFLDGKVSKLETFLNKNNIYVNLSTVKSIVTTKLTPLTVDPIGNVLGVALSTFHFIFYILVTAVTSYYFLLDGHKIADDITQYIPKKYQCHIRSLITELDKCLRGFYGGMVKLALINATVMFTTYLIMKVPYSLLLAIWHFLWCIIPVVGGWVGLVPALLVIALTDPYKVWIPLVVYEGFTRLIKDNFITPRIMGDAIGMHPVLVLIAVLVGLKTAGLIGVLFALPTFGVLNVIFKYSLKQLQSIEENL
- a CDS encoding fumarylacetoacetate hydrolase family protein, which gives rise to MKYLGRFFHPRKKLTFYGLYNSNENLVYPVESIFYPNKTGNPFNFNHLHPLLCASPTKIVCIGKNYRSHIKEFKSTIPEEPVIFLKALNSIIGPEEKIILPNESMQVDYEGEIAIVIKKEAEKVSEDKSMDFVLGYTCANDITARDLQKKDGQWARAKSFKTFCPVGPWILPKEEFLNYQELILKTYVNDKPVQIAKAGSMIFNIPYIVSFVSRAMTLYPGDIILTGTPSGVGPLKRNYKIAVEIEQIGTLINRVGAFACHKKCLIPS
- a CDS encoding adenosylhomocysteinase, producing MTIAKNEIKDLLLANTGEERIKWAGSQMPVLNGIKERFAKEKPLSKIKVAACCHVTTETAVLALTLQAGGADCLLIASNPLSTQDDVAASLVKNHNISVFAIKGESTETYRKHVGIALAHEPNIIIDDGSDVVATLLKDKKDLVKNIIGTTEETTTGLVRLHSMEKDGVLTFPAIAVNDSQTKHMFDNRYGTGQSTIDGILRATNILIAGKIVVICGYGWCGKGVAKRASGLGARVIVTEINPVKALEATMDGYQVLSISEASKIGDVFITVTGNKSVIDKQHFLLLKDGAILCNSGHFDLEINLQALSQISSSKKTIRPFLEEYIVNNKKIYILAEGRLVNLSAAEGHPALVMDMSFANQALAVEYLVKNKGKLKSGVQKLPHELDKEIASIKLKTLEIQIDKLTPEQIEYMNSWKEGT
- the uvrC gene encoding excinuclease ABC subunit UvrC translates to MKKTTIGLNPILKTQLKNIPPSSGIYMMLDKRGEVIYIGKAVNLKDRIRSYLNIKSWNTRPKLYFMMPKVHEIKTVVTRSEKEALILEANLVNKYQPKYNVTLKDDKKFPWLMITYDEKYPRVVLIRDVAGFKKKYPKTKNKFFGPYSDSSAMWETYKILKEGFQLRLRKKPLFKDRPCMNYHLSLCSSPCQNLITYSDYHKIVKQVEDFLLGKYNVVLKELNKEMNQASKELKYEKAAKIRDTIKKIEKVLEKQIVVSADVTLNQDVFACDYKNQNMVLELLLIREGKIIAIESLTIVIPKETNLLDAFNDAIKQYYTRIQDENIPYEIIVQYDLKEKDFIKDWLASRKQGVIITCPKKGKKLELVKMAKQNAKFALQKILLTGGDLVGVLHAMPLQELKNKLNLKNYPHHIECFDVSHLGGTSTAGSMVCFIDGEPDKNQYRKFKLKTVLNKIDDFQAIKEIVSRRYNNQQLPDLIIIDGGKGQLNAAKEALENLTIDLTKTDLISIAKKLEEIFIAGKSKSILLNSNSKVLHLLQRIRDEAHRFAITYQRDTRTKNLFQHVKN